The following is a genomic window from Mycolicibacterium sp. TY81.
CGCGGACATCGGCTGGGAGGGCGCGCTGGCGACGCTGGTCGAGGATCCGCTGTCGAAGGTCTTCGTCGTGCTCTACGACATGACCCGCGAGGACGAGGACCGCCTGGACCGCTGGGAAGGCTCCGAGCTCGGTATCCACAAGAAGATCCGCTGCCGGGTGCACCGGGTGTCGTCGGACACCACGACCGACCCCGTGCTGGCCTGGATGTACGTCGTCGACGCCTGGGAGGGCGGCCTGCCCTCAGCGCGCTACCTCGGCGTGATGGCCGAGGCCGCCGAGATCGCCGGCGCCCCCGCCGACTACGTCCACCATCTCCGCACCCGCCCCTCCCGCAACATCGGGCCCTAACTCTTTTCCCGCGAGCGGCCGTGTTTGTACAGCGACACACCGTGTTTCGCGTGCATTTTGGGGGCGCTCACGCGGCGCGAGCGCGACCAAACTGCGCATCGATGCGAGCGATGAGCTCATCGGGGCGATAGCGGACGTCCCCGAACACCATCGAGATCGCGGTCCAGCCAACATCCATCAGTGCCGAGGCGCG
Proteins encoded in this region:
- a CDS encoding gamma-glutamylcyclotransferase, with the translated sequence MPLYAAYGSNMHPEQMLQRAPHSPMAATGWLHGWRLTFAGADIGWEGALATLVEDPLSKVFVVLYDMTREDEDRLDRWEGSELGIHKKIRCRVHRVSSDTTTDPVLAWMYVVDAWEGGLPSARYLGVMAEAAEIAGAPADYVHHLRTRPSRNIGP